The Arabidopsis thaliana chromosome 5, partial sequence genomic interval AATCTCCAAACTTcaagttcttctttttcgCTCAAAAGGAATCAGAACCATCGAACTATCTCACTGAGTGTATCATAAACACTTCATCAGCCAAAGCTCAGATAAAAGTGAAAGCAGACGAGCAGAGTACGTGTCAAGCATTCACAACCGTATTTGAAACAGCCTTGTCCAAATTTGGTATGCCTTGAAAAGCATTCAATCAATAGAATTCTCTGGATGGATCTCTACACTTGTTGTAAAATGCGATGATACTTTTTCGAGTTTTGTAGTTTCTCTCACCTTTGATTTCGTTTCGTTGTGTTACTAAGATAGTTTGTTTGAGGTGTTATGAAGATGTACTTTTTATCCTTAGATTAGGAAATTTCAAATGAAACTATATCAACAAAACCTCAATACACGTTACGTTGCACCATGTGATCTCTCTGAAATGTAATCTCGGATCATCATAAGGGTCGACTTCTGGATATTGCAAGATCAATATATGAAGTTGTGCAATTTTTCAAGGTCACCACTCGGTCACtaaatgaaataaaagttttaggCCTCAAAAGTAAGATATGTATAAATAAGGGGTAggtttggaaaaatattatttataaggcgaccgaagaaaaaaaagtcaacagctttgctttttttgttttgttatgtttttaattgtCGTGAGTGGTTACGATTTCTTCAATTTCGTAAACTTCTAGGGGAGAAACAAGGGAGATAGAGAAGTGAGAGAGGGGGAAACCCTAGATTCGATCTCCATTCGATTTGATTCGTTTCTCGAATCGAAGCGATGGTTTTCTACTTCAAGGCCCGTCCTGATGCTGGCGACTACACCATCTTCATGGGGCTTGATAAGTTCGAGAACGAGGAGCTCATCAAGTACGGCTTCCCTGAAGATGTCTGGTAAGCCGTCTTAATCGAGAATCTTCTCGATTTTTCCCGATCatctattgtttttgtttcgtttctcGAGTTTTCTCGGATCGGTATCAGTTTTGAATTGCCCAGTTTTTCATTTAGTTGGCTTTAATCGtattttgagtttgtggtCAGATGTTTTGTTATGTCATGATCTATTGTTGATTCATTTATTGGAATTGAAAGAGGAAGGAAATGATGATCAAGTTTTAGTCCTTTCGATGGGAACAGTTCTTATCTTATATATTCATATCGAATTTTGTTATCTTCAGTCAAAATTTTGCTGAAGGGGATATATAGTTGGTTACTGTTTCTgaaattctttgtttgttgtgtgAGATGGATTAGAATTGACTGAGAATTATGATGCTTGCTTAAACTTTTTCGTGGGTATATAGATAGATTTGTGTTCTTATGGTTAACTAGTACTGAAAAGGTAGATATATTGGGGCCCCTTATCGCCGAGTCTTGGTGTTCATTCAAGTGTGGTGATGTTTGGAAACTTTCTGAAATGTTGTTTGGTCTGGTTTTGCAGCTGCCATATGAAAATACCGTGATAATGTTAATTGATTAGTCCTTCTTTGAGTTAGATTTATGGATTTACTGGAAGTTGTGTACTCACCCCTATTTGAGAGCTGTTTTTTTGGCATGTCTATTGTCCACTCATGTTGTGTTGGCTATTTTCAAACTTTGATGTTTGTTGATATGAATAAGGGtttgttcttccttttttcaaaaacaaactagAGTTGAGTTTCATAGCATTTCTATTGATCATATGCTGCTGAGCAAATCGTTTGCGGTTCAGTAAGTTTATTCATAACTGGGATGTATGAGTAAACTTATGGTAAATCATGTCTACTCTATActcattctttttttgctaatgTCAATCTTTGATGTGTTTAGACATGTATAGGTTGTCTTTATCttctaatttgaatattttatttttcttataaactttAGGAGCTTCACGACCAAGCTGCTAAAAGTAATTTTCATTTGATGCAGGTTTCACGTGGATAAAATGTCGTCAGCTCATGTTTACTTGAGGCTTCATAGAGGCCAAAGTTTTGATGACATTAGTGAAGGTGTGCTGGAGGACTGTGCTCAGCTTGTGAAAGCTAACTCCATTCAaggtaatctttttttctaccTGTCGTGAACTTAACATTTGCATAACCATTAGTCTTAGAGTACCAGTTTGTTTTTTAGAAGGAGGGCACATATaggttttttctgttttcttacCGACTGGTGTCTGGGATTATGTGCCAGGCAACAAGGTGAACAACGTTGATGTTGTGTACACTCCGTGGTCCAACTTGAAGAAAACTGCCTCCATGGATGTTGGTCAAGTTGGTTTCCACAATTCAAAGATGgtaagcttcttcatctctaaAGAAATTTTGGTTGCGCATACATAAACTGCTCAAAGTATGGTTGTAAAGCTTCGATGATATTGATACCTAACTCATATTTGTTTCGTTCAGGTCCGG includes:
- a CDS encoding coiled-coil protein (unknown protein; FUNCTIONS IN: molecular_function unknown; INVOLVED IN: biological_process unknown; LOCATED IN: cellular_component unknown; EXPRESSED IN: 24 plant structures; EXPRESSED DURING: 15 growth stages; CONTAINS InterPro DOMAIN/s: Protein of unknown function DUF814 (InterPro:IPR008532).), with translation MVFYFKARPDAGDYTIFMGLDKFENEELIKYGFPEDVWFHVDKMSSAHVYLRLHRGQSFDDISEGVLEDCAQLVKANSIQGNKVNNVDVVYTPWSNLKKTASMDVGQVGFHNSKMVRTIRVEKRVNEIVNRLNKTKVERTPDLRAEREAVNAAERAERKQHLREKKREEIDRLEKERQSEMRSYKGLMVTDKMTSNKDIASSNKSLQELEDDFM
- a CDS encoding coiled-coil protein (unknown protein; CONTAINS InterPro DOMAIN/s: Protein of unknown function DUF814 (InterPro:IPR008532); Has 1807 Blast hits to 1807 proteins in 277 species: Archae - 0; Bacteria - 0; Metazoa - 736; Fungi - 347; Plants - 385; Viruses - 0; Other Eukaryotes - 339 (source: NCBI BLink).), encoding MVFYFKARPDAGDYTIFMGLDKFENEELIKYGFPEDVWFHVDKMSSAHVYLRLHRGQSFDDISEGVLEDCAQLVKANSIQGNKVNNVDVVYTPWSNLKKTASMDVGQVGFHNSKMVRTIRVEKRVNEIVNRLNKTKVERTPDLRAEREAVNAAERAERKQHLREKKKREEIDRLEKERQSEMRSYKGLMVTDKMTSNKDIASSNKSLQELEDDFM